The stretch of DNA TCAACGTCGCGCAGCCACAGTTCGGCGGGTTCAACCCCTCCACGGCGGCGACGTTCGGCTTCGCGATCCTCAGTGACATCGAGGCGTACTTCTTGATCAACGCCGCTCAGGGCGACACGCGCACCAACGTGCTCAACGCCCCGAAGGTGACGTTGTTCAACGGTCAGCAGGCCTTCGTGTCGGACACGTCGCAGTCGCCGTTCGTGATCAGCGTGATCCCGGTGGTCGGCGAGTTCGCCGCCGCCCAGCAGCCGGTGATCGTGGTGCTCAACGAAGGGACACTGATGTCGATCCAAGCGGTCGTCTCCGAAGACCGGCGTTACGTCCGGTTGACGGTCGTGCCGTTCTTTAGCGAGATCGGTGATGTCGACGTCTTCACGTTCGATGGCTCGACGACGACGAACGCGTCGGCGTCTAGCAACACGACGGACGGCGACGACGACGGCACCAACGAGTCGGCCAACCTGTCGGAGAACCGGCAGATCACGACGGCCGGCACCACGGTGCAGCTGCCAACGTTCCAGTTCGTGTCGGTGACGACCACCGTTAGCGTGCCCGACGGCGGCACGGTGCTGTTGGGTGGAATTAAACGGCTGAGCGAAGGGCGCCGTGAGTTCGGCGTGCCGTTGCTGTCGAAGGTTCCCTACATCAACCGCCTGTTCCGCAACGTCGGCATCGGCCGCGAGACGGACAGCCTGATGATGATGGTCACGCCGCGGATCATCATCCAGGAAGAGGAAGAGCAGAAGCTCGGCCTCGCGGGGAATTAGTTAGTGGGCAGGGGGCGGTCGGCAGTGGGCAGTTGTGAGGGCCTGACGCCGCGAGCCTGACGCCAGTGCGAAACGACAATTTGGGGCCGTCGGTGAGCGATCACCGGCGGCCCTTTTTTATTGCTTGCGACGAAAAGCCGCCCCTTTGCGCCTCGGCGGCTTTGCGTGAGGCTACGCTGGTTGACTCACGCAAAGGCGCCGAGGCGCAAAGGAAACCGAAGGATGTCGAAGTTGTTGGCGGCGGCGGGACTGCTGGGGGCGACGGCCGTAGGGCTGGGCGCTTACGCGGCGCATGGGCTCGATGACGCGCTCGCGGGCTTCGGCTATGCGGGCGATGAGCTAACGCACCGCGTCGATAACTTCGTGACGGCTTCGCGCTACCAATTGACGACCGCCGCGGCCGTGCTGGCGATCGCGCTGGCCGGCGCCGGGCGGCCGCTGCTGGCGAAGGCGGCCTGGCTGCTGGTGGCGGGGGTCGTCGTTTTCTCGGGGCTGCTCTACGTGCTGGCGTTCGTTGGCGACGGCATGCGCTGGCTCGGCGCGATCGTCCTGCTCGGCGGCTTAGCGATGATCGTCGGCTGGCTGCTGGCGGGGTTCGCCGCATTCACGCCCAGCAAACCTTCGGGATCAACCGAGTCCCGCGACCTCGCCGCCGAGTTGAATCGCTTGCAAGAAGTCATCAGCCATCAGCAGCAACTGGTGAATGACCTCAACGAAGCCGTCACCGCGGCGCGCGATGAGGTCGATGCAACGGCGCGGCGTCAGCACGGCGTCGAGCTGACGGTCCGTCGCTTGGTGGACCTGCAAACAGCGGCCGAGGACTTGCCCGACGAGAAGCCGCCGCATTATTGAAAGCGGTGGGTTACAACCGACCCTATGAACTGCCGGCGCCGCGATCGACCGAATACTTGTAGGGTGGGTCATGACCCACCGTTTACCGGGATATGTCGAGCGGTGGGTTGTTACCCACCCTACGGAGCTGCGTTAGCCCAAGCTTTCAAATCGACTTCTTCCAGTGGTGAATCGTCGCGCGCGAAGAACAGCACGTGTTGCCAGGGTAGCTCGTCGAACTGGCCGACGAGCTTGTAGCCGTTGGCCTCGAACTCTTTGAGGCACTGCGCCTGTGTCATCTTGTGCAGCGGCTTGATGGGGACGGCGGGGTCTTCGGCGCGGAACTCGACTAGCGCGACGCGTCCCTCGGGCCGGAGGCTCTCACGCATCTTGGCGAGCATCTCTGCGGGGTGAGAGAACTCGTGGTACACGTCCACGAGCAGCACGAGGTCCACCTCTCCCACTGGCAGACGCGGGTCGTTGACCTTCCCCTTGATGGTCTTGATGTTGGGGACGCTCCGCGCCTCGGCCCGCTCCTTGAGCATCTGCAGCATCTCGCGCTGGATATCGACCGCAAGGATTTTCCCTTTCGGGCCGACCTGCTCCGCCAGCGCCAGCGAGTAGAAGCCGTTGCCGCAACCGAGGTCGCAGACGGTTTGGCCGGGCCGGATGTCGAGGGCGGCGAGCAGCTTGGCGGGCTCTTCCTCACGCTCGCGCGACTCACGCACTAGCCACGGCGCGCCGAGGTAGTGCATCGTCTGCGCGATCGGCCTGCCGAGGTACTCGTCGCGGCCACGCTCGGGCCGCTGGGCTTCGGCGTTGCTAAAGAGGATGGAACCACAAAGGAACAAAGGAACGAAGTATCGGCTCGCCTTCATGCCCCTTGTTCCTTCGTTCCTTTGCGGTTCATTCTTCATAGTCACTACTTTACCACACCGCTCAAGTTGGCGAGGGCGGGCGAGCAGGGCATAATCGGGCGAATCTTTGGGACCTCTCCTCGCCTGGACGCCGCCATGATTCGCTTGCTGAGTTTGCTATTGGTCGCTGGCTTTGCCGTTCGTTCCGTAGCGGCGGACGAGGTCGTCGAGTGGGTCGATGCTCAGACGCCCTCGCTGGTGGAGTTCTACAAGGAGTTGCACGCGGCGCCGGAGCTGTCGCTCGAAGAGCACAAGACGGCCGCTAAGATCGCCGACGCCTGGGAAGCGGCCGGGTACACGGTCACGCGCGGCGTTGGCGGGACGGGCGTCGTCGCGGTGCTCGAGAACGGCGACGGGCCGACCGTGATGCTCCGCACCGACCTCGACGGTCTGCCGGTCGTTGAGCAGACGGGGCTCGACTACGCCTCGACGGTCCGCACGACCGACAAGCGAGGCGCCGTGGTGGGCGTCATGCACGCCTGTGGGCACGACGTCCATATGACCAACTTGGTGGGCGTGTCGCGTTGCCTCACCGAAAACAAGAACTTATGGAAGGGAACGCTCGTCTGTATCGCCCAGCCCGCCGAGGAGCTCGGCGCGGGCGCGGAGGCGATGCTCGCCGACGGCCTGTTCGCACGCTTCCCGCGGCCTGATTACGCCATCGCGTTGCACGCCGCGAACGACCTGGAGGCCGGCAAGGTGAGCACGTGCCCGGGCTTCTTCGGCGCCAACGTCGATTCGGTCGACATCACCGTCCGCGGCAAAGGGGGACACGGCGCGGCGCCGCACACGGCGATCGACCCCGTGGTGATCGCGGCGAGGCTGGTGCTCGACTTGCAGACGATCGTGTCGCGCGAGTTGAAGCCGACCGAGCCGGCGGTCATCACGGTCGGCTCGATCCACGGCGGCACAAAGCACAACGTCATCGGCGACGACGTGAAGCTACAGCTCACAGTGCGCACCTACTCCGCCGACATCCGCAAGCAGATCGCCGAGGCGATCGAGCGCAAGGCGAAGGCCGCCGCCGCGAGCGCCGATGCGCCCGACCCGGAGATTGTCTACAGCGAGGGGACGCCGTCACTGTACAACGACCCGGACCTGACGACGCGCGTCGATGGCGTGCTCCGCAAGACGCTCGGCGACGGCTCGGTCAACAAGGCCGAGCCGATGATGGGCGCCGAGGACTTCAGCCGCTACGGCAAGGCGGGCGTGCCGATCTGCATGTTCCGCCTGGGGACGATCAGCAAAGAACGCCTCGACGCCTGGAAGGCGGCCGGCGAGACGCCGCCGTCGATGCACTCGTCCCTCTACTGGCCGAACCCCGAGCCGACGCTGCGCACGGGGGTACAAGCGATGACGGCGATCGTGCTGGACTTGATGCCGCGGTAGTGTCTTAACTTGGAAGTACGCGGCAATTGTTAACCACGGAGGCACAGACGGCGCCGAGGGACGGCGCCGAGGAACTTTTCTCTGTGCGTCCTCTGTTTTCTCAGTGCCTCAGTGGTTAATTTTTTCTAGAACGACCTTCTATTCCATGACTTTGGCGATGCGTACGGCGCGGCTCTTGGGCTGTATGTCGCGGCCGCGGCGGCGGGCGTAGACCTCGGTCGCTTCGGCGCCGAAGAGCAGGATCATCGCTGAGTAATAGACCCAAGCGAACACGGCGGCCAGCGACGCCGCGGCGCCGCCGAGCTGGGCGCCCGGCGGGCTGAGGACGAAGAATTGCTGGATGGCGATGCGGCCGACCAGGAACAGTGCGGTCGTGATCAGCGCGCCGATGAACGTGTCACGCCAAGTGACGTGGGCGTCGGGGAGCACCTTGAAGACCACGGCGAAGACGATGAAGGCCACGAGGGACTGCACCGCGTAGTTGATCCAGGCCGCTGGGAGGGGATCGACGCCGGCCAGCTCGTTCAGTTGGTCGCCGAGGTACGCGATGGCGCCGGAAACCGTCATCGAGACCAGCAGCAAGACGCCCAGCCCCAGCACCAAGGCGAACGAGACGGCCCGCTTCCGCACCAAGTAACGGACTTGCGACCGATCGGGGTCGGGCCTGACCGCCCAAACCACGTTGAGCGCCGTCTGCAAAGCGCCCATCAGACCGGTGACGGCGAGCAGCACGCCGGCGACGCTGAGCGTCACTTTCCACCAGGCGCCCTCCGTTTGGCGGCTGCGCTGGATCATCGCGGCGATGCTATCGACAGCCGCTTCGTCGCCGATGAGCTGGGTCGCCTGCTCTTCGAGGACTTCGCCGGCTTTCTCTTCGGCGACCTGCGAGTCGTAGGCGAGCGACAGTCCGGCCGTCACCACCATCATCAGCAGGTAGAGCAGCGGCGGCAGCGCGAAGACCGTGTAGTACGAAATCGCCGCGGCCAGCGTCGTGCACTGGTCCGCGGCGAATTCGGTGAAGACCTGCCGGAAGTAGCTCATGACAATAGCTGGGCGGTTGAGGCTCCGTGGGCGGAGCGCCATTCTACCCAACAACCGCCGGCCCGACTCCGCGCAACGCTCTACTTCTCGCCGAGCAAGCGGGCGATCGGCTCTTCGATGGCGTCAGCCCACAGCTTGTAGCCGTGCTCGTTCGGGTGGAGCAGGTCGGGCATGACGCTCTTGGGGAGCGTGCCGTCGTCGTCGAGGAAGACGTCGTTGATGTCGAGGAACTCGACGTTGTCACGCTCGCCAAGCCCCGCGATCCGCTCGTTGACGTCGTCGTTGATCTGGCGGAGTTCGTCGTCGGGCTTCTCGCCGCGGGCGAAGACCGCCAGCAGCAGCACCTTACTCTCGGGCGCCAGTTCGAGCAGGCGATCGACGACCATCTCAACGCCCTTGGCGGTGGCGCCGGGGTCGCCCTTGCGATGGCCCGTGTTGTTGGTGCCGATCATCACGACGAACAACTCGGGCTCGAGACCGGCGATCTCGTTGTTGTCTTTCCCGGCCTCGCCCATGCCGAGCCGCCAGAGGACATGCTCGGTGCGGTCACCGCTGAAGCCGATGTTGAAGGCGCCGCGCGGGGCGTACCGCTCTTCCCAGAGCTGCTTGCCGCCATTCTCCCAGCCGTGGGTGATCGAGTCGCCGACGAAGACCAGCCGGACTTCCTTATCGGAATCGAGCAGCCGCTTCTTAGCGTCGAGCTTCTCGTCGTGCCGGTTACGCCACCAACGGTCGCGGAGGCGATGGTCCGGTGTTGTGGCGAGCTTCATGCCCTCGGTAGGCGTATCTTTGGCGAAACCTACCGAAGCCGATCCTAGAACCATCGCAACGCAGAAAGCGATCTTGAGCATGACAATCGTGTTGGTAATCGAAGGAGGAGGATAGGGAATCGACAAGTTGAAGAGCAATGATAACCAGAACCGCGTCGATCCGGTTAATCCTGTCTAAATCCTAACGTCCCTTCATCCGCGGGTCGAAGGCGTCGCGGAGGCCGTCGCCGAGAAAGTTGAGCGCGAACAGCGTGGCGCCAATGGCGACGCTCGGAAAGACGATCAGCCACCAGTAGATCTTTACAGGCGTGATGACCTGGATACCCTCGTTCGCCAAGAGGCCCCAGGAGACATCGGGCGGCTCGACGCCCAGGCCGAGGAACGACAGGAAGGCTTCGAAGAGGATCACACGTGGGATGGTGAGCGTCAGGTACACCAGCACGATGCTGAGCAGGTTCGGCACGAGGTGGCGGAAGACGATCGCTGTCTGCGACACGCCCAGCGAGCGGGCCGCCTCGACGTACTGCTCGTTGCGGAGCGAGACGACTTGGCCGCGGACGACGCGGGCCATCGTCAGCCAATAAATGGCGCCGACGACGAAGTAGAAGATCGTGATCCGGTCGATCCCGTACCCGGCGAGGCGCTCTTTGACCGACTCTTCGCTGAGGATCGAGATGATGAAGATCACCAGGAAGACGAACGGGATGCTGTAGAGCACATCCACGATGCGCATCATCAGGTCATCGACCCAGCCGCCAGCGTAACCCGAGACGGCGCCGTAGGTGACGCCGATCACCAGCGACACCAGCGTCGCCACGAAGCCGACGATCAGCGACACCCGCGCGCCCCAGAAGATGCGGCTCAACAGATCGCGGCCGAGCTTGTCACGGCCGCAAACGCTGTTGAGCTCCCACTCGCCAAAGATCGCGTAACGGGCGCAGACCATCAGACGGGCGAGCGGACCGAGCTTCGGGAAGCCGGCGCTGGCGTAGGGCCGCTGCACCTGCGAATCCACCGCCGCGCGGGCGAGCAGCACTTGGCGGGCCTTCTCCTCCACTTCGTCGTCGGTCGCGTCGGTCGAACGGCGAGTCGCCGAGTACTCGCCGAGGGCTTCTCTGAGCTTGGACTTCGCTTCGGCGATCGGTTCCGCAAGCGTTTCAATCTGCGCCGCATCGAACTTAAACGCCTCCACCAGCGGTGGCCACACCACCGGCCCCGTGAGCATTAGCGGCGTCTCATCCCGGTCGGGCGGCGCCAGCGGCAAGAGCGGCGTAAAGAACGCGAGCAGCACCACCGCCACGAGCGTCCCCAGCGACGCCATCGCCGCCCAGCTCTTCTTCAGCCGACGCCAAGCGTCCTGGGTGAGGGAGACGCCGGTTTCCGTTGGTTGGGTGGGCGTGGGGGTCATGGGGCCTCCTCAGCGAAGTGGGAAGTTGGAAGTGCGAAGTGGGAATAGGCCCACGCTGAACGCGCCAGCGCTTCCTTCCCACTTCCGACTTCCCACTTCCTACTTCCGATCATTTCCACTCCACCCGCGGATCGAGCACGCCGTACAGCAAGTCGACGATCAGGTTCATCACGTACAGCAGCGTCGTATAGAGCAGCACGAGGCCCATCGCGATCGGATAGTCCTTGTCGATCGCCGCCTGGACGAAGTGCCAGCCGAGGCCGGGGATGGCGAAGATCTGCTCGATCACCGGCGAGCCCGTCAGAATGCCTGCCACCGCGGGGCCGAGGAATGACACCACCGGCAGCAGCGCCGTCGGCAGCGCGTGCTTGGCGACGACCACAAATGGCGAGAGCCCTTTCGCCCGCGCGGTGCGGATGTGGTCTTGGCCGAGCACGTCGAGCATGCCGGTCCGCGCGATGCGGGCGACGTACGCGGCGTACGGCGCGCCGAGGCACAGGGCCGGCAGCACCAATTGGTCGAGCGACCCCCATCCCGCCGCCGGGAGCCACTGCAAGATGAACACGAACAGGATGATCGCAAAACCGGCGACGACGAAGTTCGGTAGCGCGATGCCGACAGTCGCGATCGACATCAACGCGAAGTCGGCGAAAGTCCCGCGGAAGACGGCCGAGACCACGCCCGCGACCAACCCGATGCTGAACGCAAACGCCAACGCCAACAGCCCCAGCGCCGCCGACACCGGCAGGGCCTCACTCACCAGGCGGTTGGTTGTGTAGTCCTTCTTCATCGAGACGCCGAGGTCGCCCGACAGGGTCTCGCCGAGGTTGTAGACGTACTGCTCGGTAAGCGGCAGGTCGAGGCGGTACTTCTTCTTGATGTTCGCTTCGATCTCTGGCTCGAGCGCTCGCTCGGAGTCGTAGGGCCCGCCGGGCACCGATCGCATCAGAAAGAACGAGACCGTGAACACCACCCAGAGGGTGATAAGCATCCAGCCGAAGCGGCGCAGCAGGAACGTGGTCACGGCGTCGCGGCCTCCGTGCGGCGGGGCTTCATCGTGATCTCACGCACGGGCTTGGAAGCCATGAAGTCGTTCGGCCCCGAGGCGTCGCGGCGGATCGACAGCGTCCACAGCGGGTGGCGGTCTTCGAGGTTGTTGTACCAACCGTAGACGTACGGCTTGAGCATGCTCCGCGACACGTAGTAGTAGATCGGCATGACGGGGCCCTCCCGCATCAGGATGCGTTCGGCGTCGGCGAGCATCTCGAGACGCTTGTCGGCGTCGGGCTCGGCCTTGGCGTCCTGGATCAGTTTGTCGAACTCGGCGTTGCTCCAGCCGGTCGAGTTGTTCTCCCCGCCGGTGACCCACAGGTCGAGCATCGAGTTGGGGTCGAGGTAGTCGCCGATCCACGCCCGCCGGACGACGTCATACTTCTGCTGCCGTTGGCTCGAGAGATAGCTCCCCCACTCTTCGTTGCGAGTGGCGACATCGATCCCCAGGTTGCGGCGCCACTGCTTGCGGATCAGCTCGGCGATCGTCTGGTGCTGCTGCTCGTAGTTGTAGAGGATCTCGATCTTGGGGAACCCGGTTCCGTCGGGGTAGCCGGCTTCGGCGAGCAATTCCTTCGCTCTTGTGATGTTCATCGGCTCGCACTCGGGCGCCTTGTATTCCGGCAGCCCCGGGGGCGTCATCGATAGCGCCGGCAATTCGCCCGCACAAGCGGTGGTGACGATCTCTTCGCGGTCGATCGCCAGCATCAACGCCTGGCGGACCCGGACATCGTCGAACGGCTTGCGCGACGTGTTGAACGTGTAGAAGTAGGTGCCGAACTGCGCGTCGGGGTTGAAATCGGGACGCGGTGGATCGGCCTCGAACAGCTCACGGGCGATCAGCGGCGTCACCTTGGTGATCCAATCGACCTTGCCGGTCTCGTAGAGATTGAACGATGTCGTGAGCGCCTGCACCGCTAGGGCGTCGATTGTTTCCAAGGCGACGTTGTCGCGGTTCCAGTAGTGCTCGTTCTTCCGCAGTCGGATGCGGTCGCGGATGCGGTGGAACTCGAGCTTGAACGGGCCGTTGGTGACGATGTTCTCGACCTCGGTCCATTGGCCCGGGCCGTGCGTCTCGACACACTTCTGGTTGACCGGCGCCAGCGGGTAGAAGCCCAGCAGGTTGAGCCAGTAGGGTGTCGGCGACTCCAGCACCGTCTCGACCGTGTAGTCGTCGATCGCGCGGAAGCCAACCTCGCTGAAGTCGAGCAGCACCTGCCGGCACGGCTCGGCGCCCTCCGGCGCGGTGGTGGGGACGTTGTCGCCTACGCGGAACAACCGCTCCTCGCCATCGATCGAAACGACGAACGTGCGGTGATCGACAAACTTCATCGGATCGTCGAGCATCTCTTGATCGACGCCCTCATCCGTCTCGATACGCACCAGCTCGCCGCGGAGCACCGCGCCACGGGCGAACGGCAGGGCGCCGTCCGGTCGCTCGACCAGTTCTACTTCGACCTTGTCGCCGGGCTCGACGCCGCGGGCCGCGCGGCTGTAGCGGCGGCCGTTCTTCAGGTACCAAGCTTGGTAGGCGTATTCCGCGAACGTCTGCGGGTCGAGGAACCGCCGCATGCTGTAGACCATGTCATGAGCGTTCAGCGGCGATCCGTCGCTCCACTTCGCGTCGTGGCGGAGGTGGAACGTGTAGGTGCGGCCGTCCTCGGAGATGTCCCAGCTCTCGGCGACGCCGGGGATCGGCTCGCGGTCCTTCGGGCCGAGACGCACGAGCCCTTCGTAGAGCTCGTCGATGATCCGTCCCTCGGGCTGCCCCGTGACGACGGCCGGGTCGAGCGACTCGACCTCGGTGTCGTTGTTGAACGTGAAGTCCGCCGGCGGGAGCTGGCCCTCTTTCACCACAGCGATAATGCCGCCGACGAGCAGCACGAAGATCGCGATGGCAAGGGCGAGGCGTGGGGGCATGGACTTAAGCTTAGGAAGCTAACGGCGGAGACGCCAGACACTGGGGAGTGACGAAACTCGAATGACGAATGACGAAGCACGAATGACGAACCTGTCGGAGGGCGCTAGCAGCCACCGGCAGGTTCGTCATTCGTCATTCGGATTTCGTCATTCTCACGACTCCCCTTGGCGCTCCTGGCGTCTTGGCGGTTCTCTGTACGTCTATGGAGCACACCCGCCACCGCCCGCCGCGCGAACTGACCCAGCCCCGTGAGCTGGTGGTCGTGTGCGCGCCGTTGCGCAGCAATGTCAATCTGTCGCGCATCGCCCGCGCGGCTGGGTGCTGTGGCGTGACGCGGATCATCGCCACGGGCCGGCCGATGAAGCTCGACCCCGAGGTCGCCCGCGACGCGGCCGACACGATCACGCTCGAGAACCGCCGCTCGCTCGAGCCGGTGCTCAAGGAGCTACGCAAAGAGGGTTATCGCCTCGTGGGCCTCGAACAGACGACCAACTCGCACGACATCCACCACTACAACTTCCCAAGGCGGACAGCCTTGGTGATCGGCAACGAGCGCACCGGCCTCACCGACGAAGAGCTGGCCCTGCTCGACGAGGCGATCGAGATCCCCGTCTGGGGCCTGCCGCACAGCTACAACGCCGCCACGGCGACGTGCATGGCGCTGTACGAGTACTGCCGGCAGTGGCCTGAGGGGTGACAGAGTTGAACCACGAAGGAACGAAGGAACAAAGGAATGAGACGAAATAAGAGAGCCCGCGAATGACGCGAATAAGCACGAATGAAGAGTAGATCATTCGCCTTTATTCGCGTCATTCGCGGGCGCTTACCTCTTTCATTGTTCCTTAGTTCCTTCGCGGTTCCATTCCTTCAATCTGACCGCTAGCAACGGGTCCGGCGATCACGTCAACGAACTGGGCGAGGGGATTGCCCGTTGCCGATAGTTCGACCGGCGCGTAGCGGCAGGACGAGCCGACGTAGCGGTCTTCGCCGACTCGGCCCTCGACCAGGACTCGCAGTGGCATGCCGGTTAGTGAGCGGTAGTAGTCGTCTCGCAGCTCCGCTTCCAATTCGGCTAGTCGCTGCATCCGTTCTTGTTTGACGTGCTTCTCGATTTGATGGGGCATGTCCCATGCCGGGGTGCCACGGCGGCGGCTGAAGGGGAAGGCGTGGATCTTTGAAAAACCCGCTTCGCGGCAGGCGGCGAGGGTTTCTTCGAACTCCGCGTCGGTCTCGCCGGGGAAGCCGACGATCACGTCGGTTGTGATGGCGGGGCGGTCGAGGCGCTCGCGCAGCAAATGGCAGCGGTCGAGAAACCGCCGGCTGCCCCAACGCCGCCGCATCCGCCGCAAGACGCCGTCGGAGCCTGATTGCATCGAGAGGTGCAAATGCGGGCAGACCTTCTGCGGGTTCTCCGCCATCACGTCGATGAGTTCGTGCGTAACTTCGGTGGCTTCGATACTAGAGAGACGCAGCCTGAAGTCGCCGGGGATTTCTGCTAACCGCCGAAGGAGGTCCGACAGTCGGACCCACGCCGACTTGTCGCGAAGGTTCTCACGATTGAAATCGACGCCGTAGTGGCCGAGATGGATCCCTGTCAGCACGATCTCACGCCGGCCGTGGGCGACAAGGTTCTCGACTTCGTTGACGATTTCCTCGAGCGGCCGGCTGGCGAGGTTCGGCCTCACCGAAGGGATGATGCAGAAGCTGCACCGCAGCAGGCAGCCGTCTTGCACCTTTACATAAGCGCGCTTGCGGGTGCCGATGCCGGTGACGCCGGTCGGGATGTCGGTGACGCCGAAGCGGCCCAAGAGGTCGGGGAGCTCACGCTTGTCGGTGAGCACCTCGGTGACGCCCGGCAGCGCCTTCACTTCCTCGGGCGCCCGCGTCGCGTAGCAGCCCATGACGACAAGCTTCGCCGACGGGTTCTCCCGCGCCAGTCGCCGAATCACCTGCCGGCTCTTCGAGTCCCCCTCGGCGGTGACGGTGCACGTGTTGACGACGCACAAGTCCGCCGCCTCGCCCTCCGCCGTGTCTTGCCAGCCGATCGACGCGAGCCCTTCGCGGAGGTACTCGGTCTCGTACTGGTTGACTTTGCAACCGAGGGTGTGGGTCTTGAGCTTCAAAATTGCGGACTGGGGATTGCGGGATGCAGATTACTAGCAGGACGGGCTCGACGCGAAGGAATTCGCGATACGAAATCCCCAATCCGCAATCAACCTACTCAGTTTCTTCGATCGACGCTGACATCGACCCCTGGCTCGATGCGATCGACTCGTCCTTGCCGTAGGCGTGGATTTGGTCGCGTTTTAGTTCGGCATGCTCTTTGGTGGTGGTGAGGACGACGACCTTGCCCTCGCTGTCGACGGTCTGGGCGAGCTTGAAGCCAGTGGTCTCGGAATGGCCGAACAGCTCTTTGAGCATTCGGATGACGTATTCGTACGAATGGTCTTCGTCGTTCCAGAGGATGACGTGGTAGCGGGGGATCTTGTACTTCTTCTTTTCCTTCTGCGGCGGCCGCTCGGGGCGCACAACGGTCGCAGTCCCGTCGCCGGGGTCGTCTTCGAAGGAGGGCTCATCCATGGGCGGGTCGGTGGTTAGACGGGGGGTTGAGAAGTATATTCGCCGGCATGGCGGCTGGCCAACGAGGGTCCAGCCGCCGCGACGACACCGCCCCATCGAGACGCCCCCACGCTCGCCATGAGCCAAACCGACACTTCTGCCGTCCCCTCCGAGTCGGCCCAACACGAAGCGGCCCTGTTCGAGCTGCTGCGGATCCCCAGCGTCAGCGCCGATTCGCGGCACAAGCCCGATGTCGCCCGGGCCGCCGACTGGGTCGAAGCCCGGCTGCGTGGCATGGGGCTGGCCGTCGAGAGGCTTGCGACCCCCGGGGCGCCGATCTTATTCGCTCAGTCGCCGCCTGTGCCAGGCAAGCCCGTAGCGCTCATCTACGGGCACTACGACGTGCAGCCGCCCGACCCGCTCGACGAGTGGCAGTCGCCGCC from Botrimarina mediterranea encodes:
- a CDS encoding peptide ABC transporter substrate-binding protein; the encoded protein is MPPRLALAIAIFVLLVGGIIAVVKEGQLPPADFTFNNDTEVESLDPAVVTGQPEGRIIDELYEGLVRLGPKDREPIPGVAESWDISEDGRTYTFHLRHDAKWSDGSPLNAHDMVYSMRRFLDPQTFAEYAYQAWYLKNGRRYSRAARGVEPGDKVEVELVERPDGALPFARGAVLRGELVRIETDEGVDQEMLDDPMKFVDHRTFVVSIDGEERLFRVGDNVPTTAPEGAEPCRQVLLDFSEVGFRAIDDYTVETVLESPTPYWLNLLGFYPLAPVNQKCVETHGPGQWTEVENIVTNGPFKLEFHRIRDRIRLRKNEHYWNRDNVALETIDALAVQALTTSFNLYETGKVDWITKVTPLIARELFEADPPRPDFNPDAQFGTYFYTFNTSRKPFDDVRVRQALMLAIDREEIVTTACAGELPALSMTPPGLPEYKAPECEPMNITRAKELLAEAGYPDGTGFPKIEILYNYEQQHQTIAELIRKQWRRNLGIDVATRNEEWGSYLSSQRQQKYDVVRRAWIGDYLDPNSMLDLWVTGGENNSTGWSNAEFDKLIQDAKAEPDADKRLEMLADAERILMREGPVMPIYYYVSRSMLKPYVYGWYNNLEDRHPLWTLSIRRDASGPNDFMASKPVREITMKPRRTEAATP
- a CDS encoding TrmH family RNA methyltransferase — encoded protein: MEHTRHRPPRELTQPRELVVVCAPLRSNVNLSRIARAAGCCGVTRIIATGRPMKLDPEVARDAADTITLENRRSLEPVLKELRKEGYRLVGLEQTTNSHDIHHYNFPRRTALVIGNERTGLTDEELALLDEAIEIPVWGLPHSYNAATATCMALYEYCRQWPEG
- the mtaB gene encoding tRNA (N(6)-L-threonylcarbamoyladenosine(37)-C(2))-methylthiotransferase MtaB, translating into MKLKTHTLGCKVNQYETEYLREGLASIGWQDTAEGEAADLCVVNTCTVTAEGDSKSRQVIRRLARENPSAKLVVMGCYATRAPEEVKALPGVTEVLTDKRELPDLLGRFGVTDIPTGVTGIGTRKRAYVKVQDGCLLRCSFCIIPSVRPNLASRPLEEIVNEVENLVAHGRREIVLTGIHLGHYGVDFNRENLRDKSAWVRLSDLLRRLAEIPGDFRLRLSSIEATEVTHELIDVMAENPQKVCPHLHLSMQSGSDGVLRRMRRRWGSRRFLDRCHLLRERLDRPAITTDVIVGFPGETDAEFEETLAACREAGFSKIHAFPFSRRRGTPAWDMPHQIEKHVKQERMQRLAELEAELRDDYYRSLTGMPLRVLVEGRVGEDRYVGSSCRYAPVELSATGNPLAQFVDVIAGPVASGQIEGMEPRRN
- a CDS encoding ATP-dependent Clp protease adaptor ClpS yields the protein MDEPSFEDDPGDGTATVVRPERPPQKEKKKYKIPRYHVILWNDEDHSYEYVIRMLKELFGHSETTGFKLAQTVDSEGKVVVLTTTKEHAELKRDQIHAYGKDESIASSQGSMSASIEETE